The Rubripirellula amarantea genome includes the window ACGAGCAATCACCCATGTGTTCCAAACCGCAGCTTGCTTCGATTCCGCATCCGGGTTCCAACCCGCAACTCGCTTCGATGCCGCAGCCGGGTTCGACACCGCAACCGGGTTCGAAACCGCAGCTCGCTTCCAAGCCGCAACTTGGATCCATGAAAATTTGCTCGACACCGCATCCTGGTTCAGCTCCGCAGGCGGGGTCCATGTAGACGCCTTCCGCACCGCAGGTAACATCGCAATCGCAACAGTCGCCGCAACCATTGGGGCAGCCATCGAAGAATCCGACTTGTTTGATTTGGTTTTTTAGCAAGGACCCGTCGAGGGGGGCCTCGGGCATTTCAGTCGGGATTCGACCGTGTGCTGCTTGAGCGACCATCGAACGCGAACGTTGTTTCACGGTCGTTTTGGTGGCTTGGTTTGTCCTGCGTAGGCTATTTTCAACTGAGCCGTCGGCAGCCCCACTGTTTACCGGTGGAACAGCGATTCCGAGCATGCAAAAGAAGATGGCGGTGGTTGCCCACCCTCGGAAGGTCGCGTTAGACGTTATCATGGCGTTGCGATCGTGAAAGCGTTCGTTGAAAGCGATCCAGGTGCGAAACGAAAAAATCCTGCACTGATCGCCAGTTCTCTCATTCTTTCCATCGACTCCTACGACCCGCAAAATGAGTAAACCTTTCCTAATCGTTACATTTTTGCTGTTGGCAGTTTCACGTTTGTTTTGCGTCGCGTCGATCGCTCAAGAAAACGCTGCGACATCAGACGAAGGGCAAAGCAAGAAGGCGGCCAATGAACCGGTCTATCCGCTCGCTTTGTGTTTAGATGGTGATTCGATCTACGTCGTTGATCTCGACTTGCCCGGAGTATGGAAAGCCGGTGCAGAACGTCAGCTCTTCATTCGGGGATCAAAGTATCTGCGAAAGCCGCTCAACCGCCCTCGCTGCGTGATCATGCACCCCGCGGGCGGAATCCTGGTCGCGGACTCGGCGACTCGCGATATCTATCACATCGCCGAGTCGTCCGACGAACCAATCGCCAACGACACGGTCGGTTTGACCGAAGGGCATATTGGGATTCCGATGGCGATGGCAATTTCCGCTGATAAGAAAACGCTGTACGTCGGCGATGCCGAAAAGCGGGCGACCTTTAAGTTGCCTATCGATGGTGGTAGTCCCGAATTGGTTGCACGTGTGAACGCTCGAGGTTTTGCCTGGGCGGATGACAATACCTTGCTTGCGGTCACTCCGGATGCCAACGCCGTTGTGAAGATCAATGTGGAAACCGGCGAAGCTACGCCGCTGATTACCGAACGACCCTACCAGTATCCCAATGGAATCGTGTGGTCAGGCGATGAAGGTTACGTGACCGACGGTTACGGAAAAGCAATCTGGAAGTTCTCTCTCGATGGCAAAACCGAGAAGTGGCATGAAGGCGAGCCCCTGGTCGGTCCCGTTGGCATCGCCATCAGTGACGATTCGTTGTTCGTTGCTGATCCGAAACAAAAACAGATCTATCAGTTCGACCGTAAAAGCAAAGAAGCGAAAGAGCGATTCTAATTTCGCTTTGTCGTTTGTCGCTGACTCACAACAACCGTCCCTGACTCGCCACAACGATTCCTCACACACCACGCCGTGACAAGCTGGTCGATGACTCGTCGCTTGTGACGAACGACAAGCCGATCACTAGCCGCGAGTTTCCACCCGGCAAGACTCGCGGAAGGTAGCTTTTGAAACTTTGCCCGCGAATCCTACTCGTCGGTTTCGACCAACGAGAATCCCAGCGACTCGATCAAGTTCAGGTAGACCAAGTAGAACACCGGCACCAAGAATAGCACGAGGATGGTGGCCAGCATGAGCCCGAAAGCCAAGCTCGCCGCCATGGGAATCAGCAACTGAGCCTGAAATGAACGTTCCGTCAACAACGGCGCCAAACCGGCGATGGTTGTCATACTCGTGAGCAGAATCGGGCGAAACCGGCGTTGGCCAGACTCAACCAGTGCTTCGCGAATCGGGACCCCTTCGCGAACGCGTGCGTTGATGAAGTCGATCAACACGATCGAATCATTGACCACGACACCCGCCAAAGCCACGAGCCCAAACATGCTAAAGAGCGTCAATGGGATTCCCAGCAAAGCGTGTCCCCAGACCGCGCCGATCATGCCAAAGGGCACAATCATCAGGATCAACAAGGGTTGGATATAGCTGCGGAATTGAAGGACCAGCAATACAAACATCGCGACGATGGCGACCGCAAAACCGATCAGCAAACTGCCGACCGACTCGTTACTTTGTTCCCGTTGTCCTTCCCATCGCACTGAGATGTCAGGGTATTGTTTCTGCAGATTGGGGACAAAATCGCGTTGCAGTTCGCCAATGATCAAATCTGAATTCGCTTTGGTTTCGTCTAAGTCTGCTGAAATGGTGATCGAACGCATTTGGTCAACACGATTGATCTCCGAGAAACCGCGGCTGAGTTCGACTTCGGCAAGTTCGGTGATCGGCCGCTGCGAACCGTCGGCGGCTTGAACACGAATTTCGCGGAAGTTGACCAAGCTTTGGCGTTCTTCTTCGGGATAGCGAACCATCAATTTCACTTCGTGACGTCCGCGTTGCAAACGCATCACTTCGGCACCAAAGTAAACGTTGCGAACTGTTTCACCCAAATCCGACGGTGTCACTCCCGTTGCCAAAGCGCGATCCTTCACGCGGAATTGGAATTCCCATTTGCCGGGCGTATTGTCGTCGGCAATGTCATACACACCAGCAAAATCAGCCAAACGGGTTTTGACCGCCTCGGTTGCAGCTAACAGTTGATCGACGTTCTCACTCGGGGCCAGCAGTTTGAACTCGATCGCTTTCCCGCCGGGACCAACGCCGATGGTTCCAAAGGTGATTCGCTCGGCGCCGGGGATTTCACCCACTTCTTTTCGCCATGCAGAGATCAAGTCGTCGCTATGGACATTGCGGACTTCGGTGTCAAACAGTTCGACAAACACTTGACCCACGTGAGAACCGCTTCCGCCACCGCCAGCAGCGTTCTGCGTGTTCGTGATCGTCCCAAGGTCGCGATAGGTTAAACGGACGGGGCCATCGCCTTGCAGTCCTTCGAACTGATACGTTTCCTCGGGTGAAATACCCGTCTCTTCTGAACGTTTTTTGGCAACCTGCTTGCTGATCTTGCGAATCGCTTCTTCGATTCGGCGCGTAGCACGATCGGTTTCGATAGCCGGAGTTCCGTCTGGAAACGAAATGGTGGCTTGCAGGTTGTTGTTGTCCGTCTTCGGAAACAAGATCGACGGAACAACTCCACCACGTATCAACCCGAACGTGAAGATGAACATCGCAATCGCCATTGCGATCGGAATTGGTGGATGTTTCAGTGAGAACTTCAAGGCCGGCGTATAAACACGATTAACGATCCAGTCCAACCCCAAACTGGCGCGATCAGAAGCCCAATGAAGTGCGATTGCAAACGGACGCACCGGATAGGTCAGCACCGAGATCATACGAAAGAACCCGGTGTGCTTATGAGCTAAGTGCGTGGGCAGCACAAAAATGCTTTCCCAGAGCGAGATCACCAGCATCGCGATAACCGCGAACGGAATCACCGCCATGAATTTGCCCATCACCCCCGACACAAAGAACATGGGGGAAAAGGCGATCACGGTGGTTGTCACCGAAGCCGCGACACTGCCCATCACTTCGACCGTTCCGTCGATCGCAGCTTGCCGCAGGGACTTGCCCATTTGTATGTGCGAATAAATGTTCTCGCCAATCACGATTGCATCGTCGACGACAATGCCGAGGGCCACCAAGAACGAAAACAAGCTGAGCATGTTCAGCGTCTGATTTCCCCACGCCAGGAAGACACCGGCTCCCAGAATCGAGATCGGAATTCCCAGAGCGACCCAAAACGCGAGACGCATTTCCAAGAACAACGTCAGCACCAAGAACACCAGAATCAAACCTTGCGTGCCGTTTCGAAGCAACAGATTCAAACGTCCGCGCACTTCCG containing:
- a CDS encoding SMP-30/gluconolactonase/LRE family protein; protein product: MSKPFLIVTFLLLAVSRLFCVASIAQENAATSDEGQSKKAANEPVYPLALCLDGDSIYVVDLDLPGVWKAGAERQLFIRGSKYLRKPLNRPRCVIMHPAGGILVADSATRDIYHIAESSDEPIANDTVGLTEGHIGIPMAMAISADKKTLYVGDAEKRATFKLPIDGGSPELVARVNARGFAWADDNTLLAVTPDANAVVKINVETGEATPLITERPYQYPNGIVWSGDEGYVTDGYGKAIWKFSLDGKTEKWHEGEPLVGPVGIAISDDSLFVADPKQKQIYQFDRKSKEAKERF
- a CDS encoding efflux RND transporter permease subunit, with product MKQAVSWAITNAPGMNVLMLALMLMGGFSLYNMRREVFPAFELEIVMVTVPYPGATPKDSEEAICQKIEEAIRSIDGIKKVTSIAREGSGYVLAELRSDVKDVQKVMSEIDREVNRIPSFPALAEDPQIQQITFREAAIRVGVVGPNERTESSELRLREVAESVRDDLLTLPSVSSASIMGSRPYQIDVEIPEATLRSYGLSLDQVANLIRAQNIELPGGQLKAEGQEILLRAKNKGRVGEEIQKLPLVTQSGGVVLTVGDLGEVKDEFQDITAVGEINGEPAMVVNVDRTKSEDLLAMVKQVREYVAETTLPPGYRFEVWGDTSTEVRGRLNLLLRNGTQGLILVFLVLTLFLEMRLAFWVALGIPISILGAGVFLAWGNQTLNMLSLFSFLVALGIVVDDAIVIGENIYSHIQMGKSLRQAAIDGTVEVMGSVAASVTTTVIAFSPMFFVSGVMGKFMAVIPFAVIAMLVISLWESIFVLPTHLAHKHTGFFRMISVLTYPVRPFAIALHWASDRASLGLDWIVNRVYTPALKFSLKHPPIPIAMAIAMFIFTFGLIRGGVVPSILFPKTDNNNLQATISFPDGTPAIETDRATRRIEEAIRKISKQVAKKRSEETGISPEETYQFEGLQGDGPVRLTYRDLGTITNTQNAAGGGGSGSHVGQVFVELFDTEVRNVHSDDLISAWRKEVGEIPGAERITFGTIGVGPGGKAIEFKLLAPSENVDQLLAATEAVKTRLADFAGVYDIADDNTPGKWEFQFRVKDRALATGVTPSDLGETVRNVYFGAEVMRLQRGRHEVKLMVRYPEEERQSLVNFREIRVQAADGSQRPITELAEVELSRGFSEINRVDQMRSITISADLDETKANSDLIIGELQRDFVPNLQKQYPDISVRWEGQREQSNESVGSLLIGFAVAIVAMFVLLVLQFRSYIQPLLILMIVPFGMIGAVWGHALLGIPLTLFSMFGLVALAGVVVNDSIVLIDFINARVREGVPIREALVESGQRRFRPILLTSMTTIAGLAPLLTERSFQAQLLIPMAASLAFGLMLATILVLFLVPVFYLVYLNLIESLGFSLVETDE